A window of Argopecten irradians isolate NY chromosome 1, Ai_NY, whole genome shotgun sequence contains these coding sequences:
- the LOC138324006 gene encoding large ribosomal subunit protein uL1-like, giving the protein MSKISRDNLYEAINAVLTASQEKKRKFTQSVELQIVLKNYDPQKDKRFSGTVKLRHIPRPKMRVCVLGDQVHCDQANANKIPCMDADSLKKLNKDKKLVKKLAKKYDAFLASDSLIKTIPRILGPGLNRAGKFPSQVTHNESLVSKIEETKATIKFQLKKVLCLAVCIGHVEMGADELYSNISLSINFLVSLLKKNWQNVRALYIKGSMTPAQRIY; this is encoded by the exons ATGAG CAAAATTTCAAGGGACAACCTTTACGAGGCCATTAACGCGGTCCTCACCGCCTCACAGGAGAAGAAGAGGAAGTTCACTCAGTCTGTTGAACTTCAGATTGTTCTGAAGAACTATGATCCCCAAAAGGACAAGCGTTTCTCTGGAACCGTCAA ACTGAGGCATATTCCACGTCCCAAGATGAGAGTATGTGTTCTTGGAGATCAGGTACACTGTGACCAGGCAAACGCCAACAAGATTCCATGCATGGATGCCGACTCCTTGAAGAAATTGAACAAGGACAAGAAATTGGTGAAGAAACTGG CAAAGAAGTATGATGCCTTCCTTGCTTCTGACTCGCTGATCAAGACTATCCCTAGGATCCTTGGGCCAGGATTGAACAGAGCAGGAAAGTTCCCATCACAGGTCACCCACAACGAGTCTCTGGTGTCCAAGATTGAAGAAACCAAAGCAACCATCAAGTTTCAGTTGAAAAAG GTGTTGTGTCTGGCTGTTTGCATTGGACATGTGGAGATGGGTGCTGATGAACTATATTCCAACATCTCTCTCTCAATCAACTTCTTAGTGTCTTTGCTGAAGAAAAACTGGCAGAATGTCCGTGCTCTCTACATCAAGGGATCCATGACGCCTGCCCAGAGAATTTACTAA